In Geobacter anodireducens, a genomic segment contains:
- a CDS encoding chemotaxis protein, translated as MVSLWNFYLNFSVKARLATLCFCYSVCIAATALAAQADSALIKYGAVVLFIVLGGIFGWINIWSINRPIQRAIGYLQTMARGDLSQEITVFRKNEFSRMLLTMRELQGSMREIIAGIQTTAADLSAASDLLRTTSSQIAEGTDHASQESESITTAVDEMASVSLAISHNCQKMAEEASGTGHATESGTETISRMTTIMEAVEQMVSGTMAAVNALGANSERIGDIITAIRDIADQTNLLALNAAIEAARAGEQGRGFAVVADEVRNLAERTTSSTREIQSIIGALQGDVKNVMGLMEQSSDSVRNGTRDMHLSRQAIGAIKEHIAPLIDHVSQVAIAAEEQSATTASITENIHRIALVIRDAAQGAQQTETAAADLAQSAVELQRMVNRFKLSA; from the coding sequence ATGGTGTCACTATGGAATTTTTATCTCAATTTTTCGGTAAAGGCCCGTCTGGCCACGCTCTGCTTCTGCTACAGCGTCTGCATCGCCGCAACGGCGCTGGCCGCCCAAGCTGATTCGGCCCTCATCAAGTACGGAGCCGTGGTCCTCTTCATCGTCCTGGGGGGCATCTTCGGCTGGATCAACATCTGGTCCATCAACCGGCCGATCCAGAGGGCCATCGGTTACCTGCAGACCATGGCGCGGGGCGACCTGAGCCAGGAAATCACCGTGTTCCGCAAGAACGAGTTCAGCAGGATGCTCCTGACCATGCGGGAACTCCAGGGCTCCATGCGCGAGATCATCGCCGGCATCCAGACCACGGCGGCTGACCTGTCCGCCGCCTCTGACCTGCTCCGCACCACCTCATCGCAGATTGCCGAAGGAACCGACCACGCCTCCCAGGAATCCGAGTCCATCACCACGGCGGTGGATGAAATGGCCTCGGTGAGCCTGGCAATCTCGCACAACTGTCAGAAAATGGCCGAGGAGGCATCGGGCACTGGCCACGCCACCGAAAGCGGCACGGAAACCATCTCCCGGATGACCACCATCATGGAGGCGGTCGAGCAGATGGTGTCCGGCACCATGGCGGCGGTCAACGCGCTGGGCGCCAATTCCGAACGGATCGGCGACATCATCACCGCCATCAGGGACATCGCCGACCAGACCAACCTGCTGGCGCTCAACGCCGCCATCGAGGCGGCCCGAGCCGGCGAGCAGGGACGCGGCTTCGCCGTGGTGGCCGACGAGGTGCGCAACCTCGCCGAACGGACCACCTCGTCCACCAGGGAAATCCAGTCCATCATCGGCGCGCTGCAGGGCGACGTCAAAAACGTCATGGGACTCATGGAGCAGAGCTCCGACAGCGTCCGCAACGGCACCCGGGACATGCATCTCTCCCGCCAGGCCATCGGGGCCATCAAGGAGCACATTGCCCCCCTCATCGACCACGTTTCCCAGGTGGCCATCGCGGCGGAAGAGCAGTCGGCCACCACCGCCAGCATCACGGAGAACATCCACCGCATCGCCCTGGTGATCCGCGACGCAGCCCAGGGAGCCCAGCAGACGGAAACCGCGGCGGCCGACCTTGCGCAGTCGGCGGTGGAGCTCCAGCGGATGGTCAACCGCTTCAAACTGTCGGCCTGA